AATGATCATACTGAAAGCACTTCACCGCAAAGGGCGTGAAGACACACAAGGGGCTTTTGAGTCTTGCTTTGCGCCCTTGGGCGCCCTTTGCGACAAATCAAATTTGAACTCTGAGACCGGCGGATTCGCGGGCTGCTCGCCCCCGGATCAAGCCGACAATTTTTTCTTCAACAACGCATTCACCTGCTGGGGATTGGCCTTGCCCTGGGTGGCTTTCATGACCTGGCCCACGAAGAAACCGAACAGCTTGTCCTTCCCGGCCCGGTATTGCGCCAGTTGCCCGGGATTGTTGGCGATAACCTCGTCGATGACTTTCTCGATGGCGCCCGCGTCAGTGACTTGTTTGAGCCCCTTGCTTTCAATGATGGCGTCAGCATCCCCTTCGCCGTTCCACATGGCCTCGAACACGGTTTTGGCGATTTTGCCGGAAATGGTATTGTCGGCGATGCGCCGGATCATGCCGCCCAGCATGGCCGGGGTGACGGGGCTCTCATTCACATCCAGGCCCGCTTTGTTGAGCGCCCCCAGCCAATCGCCGATGACCCAGTTGGCCGCCAGCTTGACCTCACCGGCGGCGGCTTTTTCGGTGGCCTCGAAGAAGTCCGCCAGGTCGCGGCTGGCGGTGAGCACGCCCGCCTCATAAGGCGTGAGACCGTATTCATAGACGAAGCGCGCGCGTTTTTCGTCGGGCAGTTCGGGCAGGGTGCGGCGGGTGCTTTCAATGAACTCGTCTTCCACCACCAGCGGCAGCAGATCCGGGTCGGGAAAATAGCGGTAATCCATGGCTTCTTCCTTGGAGCGCATGGAACGGGTTTCGTCCCTGGCCGCGTCATACAAGCGGGTTTCCTGCACCACGGTGCCACCGCCCTCGATGAGTTCAATCTGGCGTTCGATCTCGTAGTTGATGGCGCGTTCCACAAAACGGAAGGAATTTAAGTTTTTCACCTCGGCGCGGGTGCCGAACTGCTCCTGCCCCACCGGCCGCACGGACACATTGGCATCGCAGCGAAAGGAGCCTTCCTGCATATTGCCGTCGCAGATTTCCAGATAGCGCACCAGGGCATGGAGCTTTTTCATGTAGG
The window above is part of the Gammaproteobacteria bacterium genome. Proteins encoded here:
- the gatB gene encoding Asp-tRNA(Asn)/Glu-tRNA(Gln) amidotransferase subunit GatB — its product is MAWEAVIGLEIHAQLATKSKIFSGAPTAYGAVPNSQACAVDLGLPGVLPVLNEEAVRMAVKFGLAVGAKVAPRSVFARKNYFYPDLPKGYQISQYELPVVAEGHLDIDLEDGETKRIGITRAHLEEDAGKSLHEDFHGLTGIDLNRAGVPLLEIVSEPDLRSAKEAVAYMKKLHALVRYLEICDGNMQEGSFRCDANVSVRPVGQEQFGTRAEVKNLNSFRFVERAINYEIERQIELIEGGGTVVQETRLYDAARDETRSMRSKEEAMDYRYFPDPDLLPLVVEDEFIESTRRTLPELPDEKRARFVYEYGLTPYEAGVLTASRDLADFFEATEKAAAGEVKLAANWVIGDWLGALNKAGLDVNESPVTPAMLGGMIRRIADNTISGKIAKTVFEAMWNGEGDADAIIESKGLKQVTDAGAIEKVIDEVIANNPGQLAQYRAGKDKLFGFFVGQVMKATQGKANPQQVNALLKKKLSA